Proteins encoded by one window of Rouxiella chamberiensis:
- the hupA gene encoding nucleoid-associated protein HU-alpha translates to MNKTQLIDVIADKADLSKAQAKLALESTLSAITESLKEGEAVQLVGFGTFKVNQRNERTGRNPQTGKEIKIAAATVPAFVSGKALKEAVK, encoded by the coding sequence ATGAACAAGACTCAACTGATTGATGTAATTGCTGACAAAGCTGATCTTTCTAAAGCACAGGCTAAACTTGCTCTTGAATCTACTCTGTCCGCTATTACCGAGTCTCTGAAAGAGGGTGAAGCTGTACAATTAGTTGGTTTCGGGACTTTTAAGGTCAATCAACGTAACGAGCGCACTGGTCGTAACCCGCAGACAGGCAAAGAAATCAAAATCGCTGCTGCTACCGTTCCAGCGTTCGTTTCAGGCAAAGCTTTGAAAGAAGCTGTTAAGTAA
- the metA gene encoding homoserine O-acetyltransferase MetA → MPIRVPDELPAVSFLRNENVFVMTSSRAKTQEIRPLKVLILNLMPKKIETENQFLRLLSNSPLQIDVQLLRIDSRESKNTPAEHLNNFYCNFEDIQHDNYDGLIVTGAPLGLVDFCDVAYWPQIERIVHWAKEHVTSTLFVCWAVQAALNVLYGTPKMTRETKLSGVYGHQTLQPLALLTRGFDETFLAPHSRYADFPIEELRKYTDLDILAESEDAGAYLFATKDKRMAFVTGHPEYDAGTLAGEYLRDLEAGLSPDMPYNYFPKDNPELAPKASWRSHGHLLFTNWLNYYVYQITPFDLRHMNPTLE, encoded by the coding sequence ATGCCGATTCGGGTTCCAGATGAGTTACCAGCCGTGAGTTTCCTGCGCAACGAGAATGTCTTTGTGATGACCTCGTCGCGTGCGAAAACTCAGGAAATTCGCCCCTTGAAAGTGCTGATACTCAATTTGATGCCGAAAAAGATTGAGACGGAGAACCAGTTTCTACGTCTGCTTTCCAATTCTCCGCTGCAGATTGATGTACAGCTGCTGCGGATCGACAGTCGTGAATCCAAGAATACGCCTGCCGAGCATTTGAATAACTTCTACTGTAATTTTGAAGATATTCAACATGATAATTATGATGGCCTGATTGTGACCGGTGCGCCATTGGGGCTGGTCGATTTCTGTGACGTCGCCTATTGGCCGCAGATAGAACGTATCGTTCACTGGGCAAAGGAGCACGTGACCTCAACCCTGTTCGTCTGTTGGGCGGTACAGGCCGCGTTGAACGTGCTTTATGGCACCCCCAAAATGACCCGCGAAACCAAGTTGTCAGGCGTTTACGGGCATCAAACATTGCAACCGCTGGCCTTGCTGACACGAGGTTTTGACGAGACGTTTCTGGCTCCTCATTCGCGTTATGCCGACTTCCCGATTGAGGAACTGCGCAAATATACCGATTTGGATATTCTGGCTGAATCAGAAGATGCGGGCGCTTATCTTTTTGCCACCAAGGACAAGCGCATGGCCTTTGTAACCGGGCATCCTGAATATGATGCCGGCACGCTGGCCGGAGAATATCTGCGCGACCTGGAAGCGGGTTTGTCGCCTGACATGCCGTACAACTATTTCCCTAAAGACAATCCCGAGTTGGCTCCCAAGGCAAGCTGGCGTAGTCACGGCCATTTGCTCTTTACCAACTGGTTGAATTATTACGTTTATCAGATAACACCGTTCGACCTTCGTCATATGAATCCTACGCTGGAATGA
- a CDS encoding DUF1481 domain-containing protein produces MSEGPARSLSFITPRLAAALLALSLVGCSSSQNPPLFSASGYVADQGIYRLWREDDEHHQPQTLINVYSPYYGKDTVITRYEYVDNHLHLIKESHAATKELGVTLRFDQEGNVSFMQRQLMDSREKLSTDEIERFKYQADKVLNLSKTLRAGNVQLVQGRWRQGVITTCAGTPVTLSLNVRSQVWLAKRAAKANDKLGLAWLTAPEGNELLLVANEDFCRWEPKAGELN; encoded by the coding sequence ATAAGCGAGGGGCCGGCGCGGTCCCTTTCGTTTATTACCCCCAGACTGGCGGCTGCGTTACTGGCCCTCAGTCTGGTCGGATGTAGTTCCAGTCAGAATCCCCCTCTTTTCAGCGCAAGCGGCTACGTCGCCGACCAAGGCATATATCGCCTGTGGCGTGAAGATGACGAACATCATCAACCCCAAACCCTGATCAACGTCTACAGCCCGTATTACGGCAAGGACACGGTGATCACCCGCTATGAATACGTCGACAACCATCTGCACCTGATCAAGGAAAGTCATGCCGCCACCAAAGAGCTGGGCGTGACATTAAGATTCGATCAGGAAGGCAACGTGAGCTTTATGCAGCGTCAGCTGATGGACTCGCGCGAAAAACTGTCCACGGATGAAATCGAGCGCTTCAAATATCAGGCCGACAAAGTCCTGAACCTCAGTAAAACGCTGCGTGCCGGAAATGTCCAGCTGGTGCAGGGCCGCTGGCGACAGGGCGTGATAACCACCTGTGCCGGTACGCCGGTGACCTTGAGCCTCAATGTGCGCTCTCAGGTCTGGCTGGCCAAACGCGCCGCCAAAGCGAATGACAAGCTAGGTCTTGCCTGGCTGACCGCGCCGGAAGGCAATGAACTGCTGCTGGTGGCGAACGAAGATTTCTGCCGCTGGGAACCCAAGGCCGGCGAGCTTAATTAA
- a CDS encoding YjaG family protein produces the protein MLRNPIHLRLEKLESWQHLTFMASLCERMYPNYQMFCLQSGFGEPQIYRKILDLVWETLVIKDAKVNFDSQLEKLEEAIPSAEDYDLYGVYPAIDACIALGELIHSRLSGETLAHAIAISETSIRTVAMLEMTQAGREMTDEELKVIPAVEEEWDIQWEIFRLLADCEERDLELIKGLRSDLREAAVSNIGINLTQ, from the coding sequence ATGTTACGTAACCCGATTCATTTACGTCTGGAAAAGCTGGAAAGCTGGCAACATCTGACGTTTATGGCGAGCCTTTGCGAGCGTATGTATCCCAATTATCAGATGTTTTGCCTGCAATCCGGGTTCGGTGAACCCCAGATTTATCGCAAAATTCTGGATCTGGTGTGGGAAACGCTTGTAATAAAAGATGCAAAGGTTAACTTTGACTCCCAGCTCGAAAAGCTTGAGGAAGCGATTCCTTCGGCAGAAGACTACGATCTTTACGGCGTTTATCCGGCAATCGATGCCTGTATCGCTTTGGGTGAGCTGATTCACTCGCGTTTGAGCGGTGAAACACTGGCACATGCCATCGCTATCAGCGAAACATCAATCCGAACCGTTGCCATGCTGGAGATGACTCAGGCGGGCAGGGAAATGACCGATGAAGAGCTGAAAGTCATACCGGCTGTTGAAGAAGAATGGGACATCCAATGGGAGATTTTCCGCCTGTTGGCTGACTGTGAAGAACGTGACCTCGAATTGATAAAAGGGTTACGTTCTGACCTGCGTGAAGCCGCTGTGAGTAACATTGGGATAAATTTAACGCAATAA
- the purD gene encoding phosphoribosylamine--glycine ligase codes for MNILIIGNGGREHALSWKASQSPLADKIYVAPGNAGTALEPLLENVNIAATDVAGLLAFAQSHDIGLTIVGPEAPLVIGVVDAFRAAGLKIFGPTQAAAQLEGSKAFTKDFLARHAIPSADYQNFTDIELALAYLRTKGAPIVIKADGLAAGKGVIVAMTMEEAEAAVHDMLAGNAFGDAGHRIVIEEFLDGEEASFIVMVDGENVVPMATSQDHKRVGDGDTGPNTGGMGAYSPAPVVTDEIHQRVMDQVIWPTVRGMAAEGNVYTGFLYAGLMISADGQPKVIEFNCRFGDPETQPIMLRLRSDLVELCLAGAEGRLNEVTSEWDPRPSLGVVLAAGGYPGDYANGEVIHGLPLEEVPDGKVFQAGTRLQDERVVTNGGRVLCVTALGNTVAAAQQRAYELAKDITWEGSFCRKDIGYRAIAREQGK; via the coding sequence ATGAATATTTTAATTATCGGTAACGGCGGACGTGAACACGCGCTGTCCTGGAAAGCGTCCCAGTCTCCTCTGGCAGACAAAATCTACGTCGCGCCCGGCAATGCCGGTACTGCGCTTGAGCCGCTGCTGGAAAACGTGAACATCGCCGCGACCGACGTTGCGGGTCTGCTGGCCTTTGCCCAGAGCCACGATATCGGCCTGACCATTGTCGGTCCCGAAGCCCCGCTGGTTATCGGCGTGGTCGATGCCTTCCGTGCTGCCGGTCTGAAAATCTTTGGCCCGACGCAGGCTGCCGCACAGCTTGAAGGGTCCAAAGCCTTCACTAAAGATTTCCTGGCGCGTCACGCCATTCCAAGCGCCGACTACCAGAACTTCACCGACATTGAACTTGCCCTTGCCTATCTGCGTACCAAAGGCGCGCCGATTGTTATCAAGGCCGACGGTCTTGCTGCCGGTAAAGGCGTGATTGTGGCCATGACGATGGAAGAAGCCGAAGCCGCCGTGCATGACATGCTGGCAGGCAACGCCTTTGGCGACGCGGGCCACCGCATTGTTATCGAAGAGTTTCTTGATGGCGAAGAAGCCAGCTTTATCGTGATGGTTGATGGCGAAAACGTGGTGCCAATGGCCACAAGCCAGGATCACAAGCGCGTAGGCGATGGCGATACCGGCCCGAACACCGGCGGCATGGGGGCCTATTCTCCTGCACCGGTCGTGACCGATGAAATTCACCAGCGCGTCATGGATCAGGTTATCTGGCCCACCGTGCGCGGCATGGCGGCCGAAGGCAACGTCTACACCGGTTTCCTGTACGCCGGACTGATGATTTCTGCCGACGGTCAGCCTAAAGTTATCGAATTCAACTGCCGCTTTGGCGACCCGGAGACGCAGCCTATCATGCTGCGTCTGCGCTCCGATCTGGTCGAGCTGTGCCTTGCCGGTGCTGAAGGCCGTCTGAACGAAGTTACCTCCGAGTGGGATCCTCGTCCTTCACTGGGCGTGGTACTGGCGGCGGGCGGTTATCCGGGCGATTATGCCAACGGTGAGGTTATCCACGGGCTGCCGCTGGAAGAAGTGCCGGACGGCAAGGTTTTCCAGGCCGGAACGCGTTTGCAGGATGAACGGGTCGTGACCAACGGCGGACGTGTGCTTTGTGTTACGGCGCTGGGTAACACCGTTGCCGCCGCGCAGCAGCGTGCGTATGAACTGGCGAAGGACATTACGTGGGAAGGCAGTTTCTGTCGTAAAGATATCGGCTATCGCGCGATTGCCCGCGAGCAGGGTAAATAA